A stretch of Polypterus senegalus isolate Bchr_013 chromosome 5, ASM1683550v1, whole genome shotgun sequence DNA encodes these proteins:
- the cmbl gene encoding carboxymethylenebutenolidase homolog, with protein sequence MANEANPCPCDIGDRIEYGGLGKEIQIEHVQAYITKPSADTEKAVIVIQDIFGFQLPNTRYMVDILAVNGYTAICPDFYLGKEPWKPTNDWSQFEKWRADKDPTKINKEVDVVLKFLKDHCNAKRIAVIGFCWGGVATHHLILQYPELKAGVSHYGIVREGEGRYDLKSPTLFIFAENDQVIPLDQVASLEENLKQKCPVDFIVKVFPGQTHGFAHRKREDINPQDKPFIEEARTDMINWLNKYV encoded by the exons ATGGCAAATGAAGCAAATCCTTGCCCTTGTGACATCGGAGACAGAATCGAGTATGGTGGTCTAGGAAAGGAAATACAGATTGAGCATGTCCAAGCTTATATTACAAAACCTTCCGCTGACACAGAAAAAGCTGTAATTGTAATACAGGATATTTTTGGATTTCAACTTCCTAATACTAGATACATGGTTGATATTCTTGCTGTAAATGGATACAC GGCCATCTGTCCAGATTTTTATCTTGGAAAGGAACCATGGAAACCTACAAATGACTGGTCACAGTTTGAAAAGTGGCGAGCAGACAAGGATCCTACAAAAATTAACAA AGAAGTGGATGTGGTGCTGAAGTTTTTAAAAGACCACTGCAATGCTAAGAGGATTGCTGTTATTGGATTTTGTTGGGGTGGAGTTGCTACTCATCATCTGATTCTACAGTATCCTGAACTAAAAGCTGGAGTCTCACATTATG ggaTAGTGCGGGAAGGAGAAGGAAGATATGACCTGAAAAGCCCGACATTGtttatttttgcagaaaatgACCAGGTTATTCCACTTGACCAG GTTGCATCCCTAGAAGAGAACCTAAAACAAAAATGTCCTGTTGATTTTATAGTCAAAGTTTTTCCGGGTCAGACGCATGGATTTGCCCATCGGAAGAGAGAAGATATCAATCCTCAGGATAAACCTTTCATTGAAGAGGCAAGGACTGATATGATAAACTGGCTCAACAAATATGTCTAA